TGTAATTTGCTGAATGCAATTTTATTTGGTTAACATGATTATTGTACATCATACTTCATTTTTCTCAAAATCCGTAACGCTTCTTTAAACGAAAGATATACTTGTGTAAAAGGTTTCAAAAGGAGTTTGGCATCAATCAGTTTTTGTTTAGCATCTTCAAAACCGTTTAAGTAACAAATCATAAAAGTAGAAGGTAGATTTTCTAAATCTTTATACTCTCGGTCAGATAGCACAATTCCTTTTTGAAGTTTGCTGAGTAAAATTATATTTGAATTGTAAATGTGAAACAGTAATTTTTTATTGAATTCAGGTGGTTGAAACAGTATTTGCCTTTCAATTTTATAATAACCATTATCATGAAAATGAATGGTTTGCTGTTCCAGAGGATAATAGCTGGTTTTGTCATTTAATCCTAAAGGGACGTATTCAATTATGGTAAAAGTGTCTTCATCATACGTAATTTCTACCACGTCTTGTGCGGAATAAAAAAGCTTAATTTGTTCATTTATCAACTCAATATCGACTCTTGATAAATAGGTTTTGTCACGAGATTTTTTAGAAATTCCTGCCCAACATATTACAAACAATTCCTTGAAGACTTTATATTTAGGCTCCATGTTTTTATGCCTAAAATTCAAAAAATCAATTACGTTATCAAGGGTATATTGAATGCTGTTGCGCGAATTATTTTCAATACCAATAACCGTTTCAGTGTTTTGATAATTTTTTTCAATTTCTCCTTCAACTGGCATGGTATTGCTGCCTCGCCTTATAAAAATGCTGTTTGCTGGAATAGTGTGAATTCCTTTTTTGAAGAAAGAAGTTTTGCTTTTTGGTTTAATCGTAACAAGCCCTATTACTTTGTCCTTTGGTAAATTTGGGAAAGGGACATTTTCGTATTGGATTTTAGGCGGATTTTCAAGAAATGCGTTTACTAAATTTTGAATGCGACTATCGTCAAAAAAATCATCCCCTACAATTTCATTATCATAATCTTCAACACCCACAACTATGTAGGAATTATTGGTGGGATTAGAGTTTGATAAGGCACAAATGTGTTTTAAAAATTTAGCTTTTCCTTCCCTTGAATGCAAGTTCAACTGACGCTTTTTGTCATAAAAACTACTCTCGTCATTGTGCGCGAGAAGGTTTTTTATAAGAAGGCGTTTGTTAATCATTAGATTGGTTTCAAGGTTTTATGAATAACTAGCTTTTAACACGATTTACAATTGTAGCAGAGGCTTGCGCTGTTGGGTACACAATTAAATCGGCAATGTTTACATGATAAGCTCTTGACACTACAAAATGAATAATATCAGCAATATCTTCTGCTTGTAAAGCATCTAGACCACTGTAAACTGTTGAGGCTCTTTCTGAATCACCTTTGAAACGCACTTCACTAAATTCAGTTTCAACCATTCCTGGATGAATTGCACCAACTCTTATTCCGTAAGGATTTAAGTCCATTCGCATGCTATTGTTTAGTGCATCAACGGCATGTTTTGAAGCACAATATACATTGCCGTTTGGATATACTTCTTTGCCAGCGATGGAACCAATATTAATAATATGTCCAGATTTTTGTTCAATCATTTTAGGGATTATGGCTTTCGATACGTATAAAAGTCCTTTTACATTGATATCAATCATGGCATCCCAATCGTCTAAATCTCCATTTTGGATGGAATCTAAACCATGGGCATTCCCCGCATTATTAATTAAAATGTCAATTTTTGAAAAAGCTTCGGGTAAAGAATTGATAGTTTCAAAGACGGCTTTTTTGTCTCGAACATCAAATACTAAGGTGTGAACTTCGGTGCATTCCGAAAGCTCTTTTTTAAGTTGAAGTAATCGTTCTTCTCGTCTTCCGCAAATGATAATTTTATAACCGTTTTTAGCTAATAGGATTGCAGTTGCTTTGCCAATTCCGCTAGTTGCGCCAGTAATTAGGGCTGTTTTATTCATGATTTATTTCTCTGAGATTTTCTTTTTTGAACATTTTTTCAAATAAAATTTAACATACTGAAAGTGTCGTTTGGTATAAAAATTGCAAATTATTACAAAGGGATAATAAGATTTGTTTTTTTGTTAATTGATATGTTAAATTACTTTTTAAAGGCACTAAGCAAGTCTTATTTTTCGTTATGAAATTACTAATTTAAAAAATAACAAGGTATGAAAAAAGTAAAATTTTATTTAGCAGCGTTTTTTGTAATAGCATTCTTAGGTTTGTTTTTTGCAAGTTGCAGTGATAATGGAGATGGATCTCAAACGTCGAGAATTTCTGTTAGAATGACTGATGCGCCTGGTGATTATGATGAGGTAAACGTGGATGTGTTAGATGTAATGATTAAAAGTAATTCTAATGCGGATGATCAAGGCTGGATAAGTATAGGAAATGTTACACCTGGAATATATAATTTACTTGATTTAACAGGCGGTGTAAATGTAATGTTAGCGGATAATAATGTGCCTTCTGGTGATTTAGGACAAATCAGATTAGTTTTAGGGGATAGAAATACCGTAGTTAAAGATGGGGTTACCTATCCTTTGAATACACCTAGTGCACAACAATCTGGATTGAAATTACAAGTTAATCAAACACTTTTAGAAGGTGCTACTTATGAATTTTTGTTAGATTTTGATGTTGAACATTCTGTTGTGGTTCAGGCTGGTGGTTCAGGAATTTATAATTTGCATCCAGTAATTAGAGTAACAACAAATGCTACTTCAGGAGTTATTAAAGGTGAGATAAGTCCAAATTTAGTTGGGTTTCAAGTTTTAGCGTCTGTTCAAGTTGGAACAACTACAGTTTCAGCCTATGCAAATGAACAAGGTTTGTTCCAATTAAATGGAGTTCCTGCAGGAACATATACGGTTACTTTAACACCAGATGTAGCTTCGGGTAAAACTGTAAAAACAGTTGACGGAGTTGTAGTAGTCAATGGAGTTATAACTGATATGGGTAACATTGCTTTATAGAGAAAATTATAATTGCATAAAAAAACAGCTAGTAATAGCTGTTTTTTTATGCAATTTATTTAATAATTAAGGAACATCATTCCCCATACTTTCGGTCCAAATGGCAAACCAATCTTCTTTGTCTAATTTTAATTCGGTTGCTTTCATCAAAGATTGGATTCGGGCAACATTTACAGTTCCTGCAATAGGAATTATTTTTGCTGGATGTTGCAAAATCCAAGAAAGTAAAAGTGTATCAGAACCCAATTCATATTTTGAAACCAAAGTCGCCAATAGCTTTTTCAAACGTCTTGTTTGCTGATTGTCTTCTCTAAAAACACTTCCCAAAGGATTCCATGACATTGGACGTATGTTGTGAACCTGCATATAATCTAGACTTCCATCAAGCATCGGCTCATAATTTGTAGCCGAAAAAGAAATTTGATTATAACTTACTTCTGTTTTCTGGCTAATCAATGCTGTTTGAGAAGCCGTGAAATTAGAAAGTCCAAAATCAATAATTTTCCCTTCTGATTTTAGTTTCAGCACTGCTTCTGCAATTTCATCCGCCTGCATTAATGGGCTTGGTCTGTGTAATAAGAGAACATCTAAATAATCCGTCTGTAAGTTTTTTAATGAATTTTCAACAGACCAAATGATGTACTCTTTTGAATAATCATAATGTTTGATTTTGTTACTTCTATTTTCCGTTACCATTTGGATGCCGCACTTAGAAATTAACTGCATTTTATTTCTGTCAATTTTGCTTCCGGTTAGCGCTTTTCCAAAATCAGATTCAGTTGTATAGGAACCGTAAATATCAGCATGGTCAAATGTTGTGATTTTGTTTTCCAAACAAAGATGAATCATGTTTATTATTTCTTTAGTACTGAGATTTTTATCCCAAATACCCCAATTCATAGCCCCAGCAATAATAGGAGATAAAGTTGTTTTACTCATGGTTTTTATATTTTATTCAAATTGGTATTTTGTCTATTTCAAAGTCTATTTTTCAAAGTTCTTAAAAATAGGTAAATTCTATCATAATTCGTCCTTAAAATTAGGGATTTCCCCGAAGTTTTAACCATTTTTTAACATCTTTCTTCTAAAAAAAAATTCAATTTGCACTACCAAAAGCAAGGCATTAAATACTTAGGTTTTAAAAATATTAATATGGAAGAAAATACAACGACTTTAGACATTAGAGCGATTAATGAAAAAATAGAGAGAGAAAGTGCTTTTATAGACCTTCTTACAATGGAAATGAACAAAGTTATTGTGGGTCAAAAACACATGGTAGAGCGTTTGTTAATTGGGCTTTTGGGACAAGGGCATATTTTATTAGAAGGTGTTCCTGGATTAGCTAAAACATTAGCAATTAATACGTTGTCACAAGCAGTTCATGGTTCTTTTAGTAGAATTCAGTTTACTCCAGATTTATTGCCTGCGGATGTAGTTGGTACGATGATTTACAATATTAAACAGAACGAATTTTCGATTAAGAAAGGGCCTATTTTTGCCAATTTCGTTCTTGCAGATGAGATCAATCGTGCGCCTGCAAAAGTTCAATCAGCATTGTTAGAAGCCATGCAGGAAAAACAAGTAACTATTGGCGATACTACATTTAAATTAGACAGACCTTTTTTAGTTTTAGCAACTCAAAACCCAATCGAGCAAGAAGGAACCTACCAACTTCCTGAAGCACAAGTTGACCGTTTTATGTTGAAAACCGTTATTGATTATCCAAAAATGGATGAAGAGCGATTGGTTATTCGTCAAAACCTAAAAGGAAGTTATGATAAAGTAAACCAAGTAGTTTCGGTAGACCAAATTTTGCGTGCGCAAGAAGCGGTTCGTGAAGTTTACATGGATGAAAAAATAGAGAAATATATTCTTGATATTATTTTTGCAACCCGTTTTCCAGAGAAATATAAATTAGCGGATTTGAAACCATTAATTAGTTTTGGAGCATCGCCACGTGGAAGTATTAATTTAGCTAATGCGGCTAAATGCTATGCTTTTATTAAACGTCGTGGTTATGTAATTCCTGAGGATGTACGTGCTGTTGTTCATGATGTTTTACGTCATAGAATTGGAGTGACTTATGAAGCGGAAGCAGAAAACATCACTTCGGTAGACATTATAAATAAAATCGTAAACGAGATTGAAGTACCGTAAAAGTGAATAGTAAAAAGTGAATAGTAATTAGCCTTTTTTGGGTTGCTACTCACCACTCACTTCTCACTAATTACTATAAAAATGGATACAAAAGAGCTTTTAAAAAAGGTACGAAAAATAGAAATCAAAACCCGAAGATTGAGTGATCATATCTTTTCGGGAGAATATCACACTTCGTTTAAAGGACGTGGGATGACATTCAGTGAAGTGCGTCAGTACCAATATGGAGATGATATTCGTGCGATTGATTGGAATGTGACGGCTCGTTACAACGAAGCACATGTTAAGGTTTTTGAAGAAGAACGTGAATTGACCATGATGTTGATGGTTGATATTTCTGGTTCAGAAAGTTTTGGTTCAAAAAACCAATTCAAAAAAGATATTGTTACAGAAATTGCTGCTACCATGGCTTTTTCTGCTACGCAAAATAATGATAAAATAGGATTGATTTTATTTTCTGATGAGATTGAACTTTATATTCCCCCAAAAAAAGGAAGATCTCATGTATTGCGCATCATTCGAGAACTTATAGAATTTGAACCTAAGAGCCATAAAACAGATCTTGCACAAGCTTTAAAATTTTTGTCTGGAACCCAGAAAAAGAAAGCTATTGTTTTTGTTATTTCGGATTTCATGTCGCAAGATTATGAGCAAACCCTAAAAATTGCTTCTAAAAAGCATGATATCACAGGCATTCGAGTGTATGATATTCGGGAAGAAAAAATGCCAAATTTAGGAATGGTCTCTATGCTTGACGCGGAGTCTGGTGAAATTCAATTGGTTGATACGAGTTCAAAATCTGTCCGAATGAATTATGAGAAATACTATCATGATAAAGTGAATTATTTCAAAGAAACGTTCAGTAAATCAGGTTCGGGAGTCGTAAACACAAGAGTTGACGAAAGTTATGTGACAAAATTATTAGGCTATTTTAAATCTAGATAAGACAAACCTGCCCGGTTTAAATAATAATTAAATGAAAATTAAATTTTACCTACTAGTTCTGCTATTTTCTTCAGCTGTTTTTGCACAACAAAAACAAGTAGTGACAAGTATTGATACGATTAAAAATAAAATTGGTGCCGAGTTCAAATTAACATTGAAAACTACGGTTGATACTTCGGCTAAGGTAGTTTTTCCGAAACTTAAAAACATAGGAGCGCTTGAAGTAATTAGGTCTTATCCAATTGATACTGTCAAGAAAAATGATCGCTATGAGCTAATCAAAAAATATGGATTAACCCAATTTGATTCTGGTAGATACACTATTCCAAGCATCAAAATTTTAATTAATAAGAAACCTTTTTTATCAGATTCTCTTTTGGTTGATGTGGCCAATGTAAAAGTGGATACGCTACAGCAAAAAATGTATGATATTAAGGATATAGTTCCTGTAGAAAACACCACTGGGAATTGGTGGAAATACCTTTTGGCATTAGTAATAATCTTAGGCATTGTTGCCTTAGTTTATATATACATTAAGAAGCATCAAAAGAAGAAAATTGAGGAAGAAATTTTCAAAACGCCTATAGAAAAAGCAACGAGTTTGCTTAATAACTTAGAAAAAAAGGAGCTTTGGCAAAAAGGAGAAATCAAAGCATATTATAGTGAATTGACAGATATTGCGAGAAATTATATTGAAGAAGCTATTGAAATCCCAGCAATGGAAAGTACTACTTCGGAACTTATTTTAGGACTTCGCGCAGCTTCGGTCAAAAAGAAAATGACACTTTCGCAAGAAACAATTGAAAATCTAGAACGTGTTTTAAAACAAGCCGATTTAGTGAAATTTGCTAAGTCAAAACCATTAGATTTTGAAATTACCGAGGATAGAAATAAAATTCAAAAGGCAATTCTGACTTTGGATAAATCCATCCCTGTAGAAGTTCCTGTAGAAGAAGATGTTTTATTAAACGAAGTACAAAGACAAAATCAAATCCGAATTCAATTAAAGAAACAAAGACAAAAACGCATTGTTATAGCACTGTCTTTATTTTTGTTTTTATTGGTTGCAACCACGACATTTTTTATAATTACGAAGGGTTTTGATTATTTAAAAGATAACATTATCGGTCATCCTACAAAAGAATTATTAGAAGGAGAATGGGTAAAAAGTGAATATGGAAACCCAGGTATTTTAATTGAAACACCGAAAGTGCTTAAACGAATGGATGCTCAAAAAACATTGCCTAAACAAACTATGGCTTTGATTAAAGAAATGCAACTTTTTCAATATGGTAGCATGGTAGACAATTTTTATATTGTTGTTTCGACTAACAAATTTAAAAACCCAGTAGAATTAGATTTATCTAAAGCTCTAGAAGGAAGTTTGAAATTGATTGAATCTCAAGGAGGACAAAACATCATTGTAAAACAAGAAGATTTTCAAACAGAAGGTGGAGTTGAAGGAATTAAAGGGTATGGAACAATGGATATTTTAGATCCAATAAGCAAATCAAGCCAAAAAGCATATTATGAGATTTTATATTTCAAGCAAGAGCAAGGCTTACAGCAAATAATGATTTTGCATGCAGAAGGAGATAAATATGGAAACGAAATAGCAGATCGAATTTTGAATTCGGTTGAATTAAAACAAGCAGGTAAATAATGGAAAAAATAACGTTTTTAAATCCAGAATTTTTTTGGTTGTTTCTTTTGATTCCAGTCGTTGTGGTCTGGTTATTTTTAAAAAGGAATCACCAATCCGCGACCTTAAAAATTAGTTCTGTTGAAGGATTCAAAGGTTCAAATACCTTGTTAGTAAGACTAAAACCTTTCCTGGGAGTGCTTCGATTATTGGCGTTAAGCTCCCTTATTGTGGCTATGGCAAGACCTAGAACAGTTGATATCAGTAACAAAACAAAAACCACCAAAGGAATTGATATTGTAATGGCAATTGATGTTTCTGGAAGTATGTTAGCCAAGGATTTGAAACCCAATAGAATGGAAGCGCTTAAAAGAGTTGCGGCTGATTTTGTTGACCAAAGACCAAATGACAGAATAGGACTTGTCGTATATGCATCCGAAGCTTATACAAAAACACCGGTTACAAGTGATAAAGCAATCATATCAGAAGCTATAAAAAGCATAAAATATGACAATGTTTTGCAAGATGGAACCGGAATAGGAATGGGATTAGCTACGGCGGTTAACCGTTTGAAAGATAGTAAAGCAAAAAGCAAAGTGATTATTTTATTAACCGATGGTGTAAATAATGCTGGTTTTATTGAGCCTGAAACGGCTTCAGATATTGCTAAACAATACGGAATTAAAGTCTATACAATCGGAATTGGAACGAACGGAATGGCTATGTTTCCTTATGCAGTTGCGCCAAACGGACAATTTTTGTTTCAGATGATGAAGGTTGAAATTGATGAACAATTGATGAAAAGTATCGCTAGAAAAACAGACGGGAAATATTTCCGCGCAACTAGTAATGATAAATTAGCTGAAATCTATGCGGCAATAAATAAACTAGAAACTACAGAAATTCAAGAATTGAAGTTCTATGATTATGACGAAAAATTCAGGCCTTTTGTTTGGTTTGCAGGTTTTTTGGTGTTATTAGAAATTGGATTGCGAAATACAGTTTACAAAAGCTTTATATAAAAACATTGCTATTGGCTATTGGCTAATGGCTTATTACTTTTTTAGAGAATGGAATTAGACGAAAAAAAATATTTATACCTGCTGTTTATACTACCCATTGTAGTGTTGTTTTTTCTATACAATTTATATTGGAAAAGAAAAAAACAACGTGAATTTGGAGATTTAGATTTGGTTAAAAAACTAAGCCCAGAAAGCTCTTTTTTTAAACCAATTTTGAAATTAGGAGTATTGCTTTTGGCATTGACAGGATTGATTTTAGGATTAGTAAATCCAAAAATTGGAACTAAAATGGAAACTGTAAAACGAGAAGGAATTGATATCGTTTTTGCCATTGACGTTTCTAAAAGTATGCTTGCCGAAGATGTCGCGCCAAATCGTTTAGAGAAGAGCAAACAAATTGTTTCTCAAATCATAAATCAATTAGGAAGTGACAGAATAGGAATTGTTGCTTATGCTGGAAATTCCTTTCCGGTTTTGCCTATTACAACGGATTATAGCGTTGCTAAAATGTTTTTGCAAAGTATGAATACGGATATGGTTTCGTCAGTGGGAACATCATTAGACGAAGCAATCAAGCTTTCAGCAACGTATTTTGACGATAAAAAAACGAGTAAGTTATTGATTATGATTTCTGATGGAGAAGATCATTCAGAAGGTGCAGAAGCCGCCGCTGAAGAAGCTAATAAGTTAGGAATTAAAATTATCACTATTGGAGTTGGAACTGAAAAAGGAGGAATGATTCCGTTGAAACAGAATGGAGTTGTTCAAGGTTTCAAAAGAGATAGTAATAATGAAATTGTTATTACGAAACGGAATCAAGAGAGTCTGATCGCAATTGCAAAAGCTACAAAAGGGGGATATGTAAAAGGTACAAATACTAAAGATGTTGTTGAGTATGTAAAAAATGCATTGAATAATATTGAGAAAACAGAATTTGAAGCAACGCAAATGGCCGATTTTCAATCCCAATTTCAATGGTTTTTAGGCATTGCTTTTATATTATTAGTGTTAGATGTTTTCCTTTTGGAAAGAAAAACAAAATGGGTTCGAAAGTTGAATTTATTTAACGATAAAGAATAGTTATTTCCTGGAGGATTGAAATCTTCTGGGGATATAAATTAAAAAATTATAATGAAAAAATTATTTCTATATGTTTTATTAGCCGTTTCTTTAGCCATTTCGGCTCAAGAAAAAGATGCTTCATTGCCAAAAGCTAATGAGGATTTTAGCTCAAAAAACTATGCCGATGCCGAAGCTAATTATAGAATTTCACAGTCAAAGTTTCCAAACAGAACGGTAGCTCCTTATAATCTAGGTAACGCTATTTACAGACAAAATCAATTTTCAGAGTCAAAGTTCGCTTACGCAAAAGCATTGAAAAATATAAAATCAAGATCTCAAAAACATAAAGCCTTGCATAATTTGGGAAATGTTTTTATGAACGAGAAAGATTATACACAAGCTGTAGAAGCTTATAAAGATGCTTTGCGTAATGATCCAACAGATGAAGAAACAAGGTATAATTATGCTTTGGCTAAAAAAATGCTAAAAGAAAATCCGCCTAAAGACGATAAAAATAAAGATAAAAACAAGGATAAGAATAAAGATAAAAAGGACGACAAGAAAGACGGCGATAAAGACAAGAATAAAGATAAAGGCGACAAAGACAAAGATAAAAACGACGATAAAGGAGATAAAGATAAGTCGGATAAAAATGGTAAGAACGATGATAAATCAAATCAAGATGGGAAGCCAAAACCAAATCCTGGAGGAATTTCTCAAGATCGATTACAAAATTTATTAGACGCCGTAAACAATGAAGAAAAGAAAGTGCAGAATAAAGTAAATGCACAAAAAATGAAAGGGAAACCAGCCAGAACAGAGAAAGACTGGTAATAGAATTTGAAATTTATACAAGATAATTTCAAATGGTAAAACAATAAAAAACAGATTAAAACAGGTAATGAAAAGATATTTAATCCTATTACTATTAAGTTTTCAGGGACTTTGGGCTCAAGTACAATTTGAGGCGAAAGTAAGCAAAACTACGCTTGGACTAAACGAGAGATTGCGTATTGATTTTGTTATGAATGTTGATGGAGATAATTTTGTACAGCCTTCTTTTGAAGGGTTCAGAATTATTGCAGGACCAAGTCAGCAAGTGAGTCAATCATGGATAAATGGGAAAAGTTCTTTTGAAAAAATTTATTCTTATTTTTTGTTGCCAAACCAAAAAGGAACTTTGGTTATTAGATCGGCAGCAATTGAATTTAATGGACAAATTTATAAAACAGCACCAATAAAAATCAATGTTACTGCGGCAATTCAGCAGCCATATGACCCGAACGATCCTAATGCGCCTCAAATATCTGCGGATGATAATATTTATCTGGTTGCTGATATTTCAAAGACGAATCCATACATCAACGAACCGATAACGGTAGTTTATAAATTGTATTTTAGTTACAACATTGGAATTACAAATTGGAGAGAGCTCAATAAACCAAAATACAATGATTTTTGGAGTCAGAACATAGATATTAAGCAATTAGTTGCGGAAGAAGGAATGTTTAGGGGGCAAAAATACCGTTATGTAGTATTAAGAAAAACGGTTTTATATCCTCAAAAATCAGGTAAATTATCTATTGAACCTTTGGCGTTAGATATTGATGTTCAATTGCCAACAAACCGAAGAGATGTTTTTGGTAGGGTTGTAGTAACTGAAGGAAACAAAAGAGTCTCGGCAGGAACTAAAACAATAGCAGTTAAAGCACTTCCAGAGGCTGGGAAACCAGCAGATTTTTCGGGTGCAGTAGGGAATTTTGATTTCAAAGTAACTCCGACTAAAACTAATTTGAAAAACGGTGAAAGTTTAGATCTAGTTGTTAGTGTGACGGGAAAAGGGAATATGAAATTGTTTAATTTGCCAAAACCAGTAGTTCCAAATGCCTTGGAAATGTATGATCCGGTGCATAATGAACAAGTTAATACTGGATTGTCTGGAATGACTGGAAAAATATCGGATAGTTATACGATTATCCCACAATACAAAGGGAAATATCCAGTTAAACCGATGCAGTTTTCGTATTTTGATTTGGGTTCAGGAACATACAAAACAATTAGTTCTCCTGAAATAATGATCAATGTACTTGATGGACCTTCGGCAGCTGACACCACAAATGTTGTGGCAAGTGGAGCTAAAAATAAAATTTTGCCAACAGAACAATTCAAATATATAAAGTTGAAAAGTACGCTTTTGGCAATGCAAAAAGACGATTTTTTAGGTTCTAATTTGTTTTATGGATTACTGCTTTTTCCATTCTTAATGCTGCCTTTAATCGTGGTGTTCAAAAAGAAAAAAGAATCTTTTGATAGCGATGTTACTGGAAACAGAATTAGAATGAACAATAAATTGGCTAAAAAATATTTGTCAGAAGCCAAAAAACAAATCAACAACAAAGAACCGTTTTATGTGGCTTTAGAAAAAGCAATGCATAACTTCTTGAAGGCTAAATTACATATTGAAACCTCAGAAATGAGTAAAGATAATATTCAAGAACTCTTGTTGTCTAGAAACGCAAATCCAGCAGCAGTAAATGATTTTATTGCATTAACTGAAAACTGTGAATTTGCCAGATACGCACCAGCATCAAGCACCTCTATTCAGCAGGATTTTGACAAAGCGGTATTGATTATCTCTGAATTAGAGAAACAGATATAAATTATAAAATTGACACACGCTAAGCGAATGAGCAAAGCAATTGATCATTAAAACAAAATGAAAAACATAGTTTATTTAGTAGTATTAATCACTCAGGTATTCTTTGCTCAAACGGGCTTTGAAGAAGGGAATAAATGGTATCAAAAAGGAGATTATAAGCAAGCAATTCAATCGTATGAAAGCGTTTTGAAAACCAATAAACATTCGGCTGAATTGTATTTCAATTTAGGAAATTGCTATTATAAACTTAATAAAGTAGCGCCATCCATTTATAATTACGAAAAAGCTTTAGTGCTTGAACCAAACGATAAAGAGACAATAAACAACTTGAAGTTTGCTCAAAAATTAACTATTGATGAGGTTAAAGAAGTCCAAAAAGTAGGTTTTGCAAAACTCCTTAGAGATTTCACCGCTATATACCATTACAATACTTGGGCGTGGATTGCGGTTGTGTTATCTATGGTATTTTTGTTGTTTTTTATAGGATATTATTTTTCGCATTTAGCACTCTTAAAAAGAATTTTTTTCTTCGGAATGTTTGTTTTAATCTCGTTGATTTCAATAAGTATTTCGTCAGCTGTTTTTGA
Above is a window of Flavobacterium sp. 123 DNA encoding:
- a CDS encoding tetratricopeptide repeat protein; its protein translation is MKNIVYLVVLITQVFFAQTGFEEGNKWYQKGDYKQAIQSYESVLKTNKHSAELYFNLGNCYYKLNKVAPSIYNYEKALVLEPNDKETINNLKFAQKLTIDEVKEVQKVGFAKLLRDFTAIYHYNTWAWIAVVLSMVFLLFFIGYYFSHLALLKRIFFFGMFVLISLISISISSAVFEKSHYENERPAIVFAEMAEVKAEPQKAASAIFILHEGTKVYVQQSLTKWKKIQLTDGTDGWIESNTIKEVK
- a CDS encoding BatD family protein, with the translated sequence MKRYLILLLLSFQGLWAQVQFEAKVSKTTLGLNERLRIDFVMNVDGDNFVQPSFEGFRIIAGPSQQVSQSWINGKSSFEKIYSYFLLPNQKGTLVIRSAAIEFNGQIYKTAPIKINVTAAIQQPYDPNDPNAPQISADDNIYLVADISKTNPYINEPITVVYKLYFSYNIGITNWRELNKPKYNDFWSQNIDIKQLVAEEGMFRGQKYRYVVLRKTVLYPQKSGKLSIEPLALDIDVQLPTNRRDVFGRVVVTEGNKRVSAGTKTIAVKALPEAGKPADFSGAVGNFDFKVTPTKTNLKNGESLDLVVSVTGKGNMKLFNLPKPVVPNALEMYDPVHNEQVNTGLSGMTGKISDSYTIIPQYKGKYPVKPMQFSYFDLGSGTYKTISSPEIMINVLDGPSAADTTNVVASGAKNKILPTEQFKYIKLKSTLLAMQKDDFLGSNLFYGLLLFPFLMLPLIVVFKKKKESFDSDVTGNRIRMNNKLAKKYLSEAKKQINNKEPFYVALEKAMHNFLKAKLHIETSEMSKDNIQELLLSRNANPAAVNDFIALTENCEFARYAPASSTSIQQDFDKAVLIISELEKQI
- a CDS encoding tetratricopeptide repeat protein, with translation MKKLFLYVLLAVSLAISAQEKDASLPKANEDFSSKNYADAEANYRISQSKFPNRTVAPYNLGNAIYRQNQFSESKFAYAKALKNIKSRSQKHKALHNLGNVFMNEKDYTQAVEAYKDALRNDPTDEETRYNYALAKKMLKENPPKDDKNKDKNKDKNKDKKDDKKDGDKDKNKDKGDKDKDKNDDKGDKDKSDKNGKNDDKSNQDGKPKPNPGGISQDRLQNLLDAVNNEEKKVQNKVNAQKMKGKPARTEKDW